In 'Nostoc azollae' 0708, the following are encoded in one genomic region:
- a CDS encoding DUF2808 domain-containing protein — protein MRHLLSALAVTGYLLTSLTATSVAQSLPGLTLLSGVKSENQLPFRLDFGGQTASTDRYILRLPAKKMKLAVAQFAITYPKYYKGTFDTKKVEVRVKDKSVPLSEVKWDKEGRVIEILPQKLVPAGTNVELVLSNVQNPTFGGIFYFNCQVLSPGDVPLLRYLGSWIISIS, from the coding sequence ATGCGACATTTACTTTCGGCTTTGGCTGTTACTGGTTATTTGTTGACAAGTCTTACTGCTACTAGTGTGGCACAAAGTTTACCCGGCTTAACATTGTTAAGCGGTGTTAAATCAGAAAATCAGCTGCCCTTCCGCTTAGATTTTGGTGGACAAACAGCTTCGACAGACAGATATATACTCCGACTGCCTGCCAAAAAAATGAAATTGGCAGTGGCTCAATTTGCCATTACTTACCCTAAATATTATAAAGGCACCTTTGACACCAAAAAGGTCGAAGTTAGAGTCAAAGATAAAAGCGTGCCCCTGAGTGAAGTGAAATGGGACAAAGAAGGGCGGGTAATTGAAATATTACCCCAGAAACTAGTACCAGCAGGTACCAACGTTGAGTTAGTCCTATCTAACGTACAGAATCCCACCTTTGGGGGAATTTTCTATTTCAACTGCCAAGTTCTCTCCCCTGGAGATGTACCACTACTCCGTTACCTTGGTTCTTGGATTATCAGTATTTCTTAA
- the rpmH gene encoding 50S ribosomal protein L34, which produces MQRTLGGTCRKRKRTSGFRARMRTPEGRNVISARRRKGRHRLSV; this is translated from the coding sequence ATGCAAAGGACATTGGGCGGCACTTGTCGTAAGAGAAAAAGAACCTCTGGGTTTCGTGCCAGAATGCGGACACCAGAAGGTAGAAACGTGATTAGCGCCAGAAGAAGAAAAGGTCGTCATCGTCTGAGTGTTTAG
- the rnpA gene encoding ribonuclease P protein component: MPLPKAYRLKSLRDFQAVFREGIRCHSSHFTLRALKPLGVKRPSMDAADVTTKPTSCENLATTKIGISISTKVSKRAVVRNRIKRQIAKDLYQLIPNLVPGWRLVIIVKPKAAESECVSQQFLQELEQLLAKAEVINGYS, encoded by the coding sequence GTGCCTTTGCCCAAAGCATATAGACTAAAATCCCTACGGGATTTTCAGGCAGTTTTCCGAGAAGGAATTCGGTGTCATAGCTCTCATTTCACTTTGAGAGCTTTAAAACCGTTGGGTGTAAAACGACCTTCTATGGATGCTGCCGATGTCACAACAAAACCAACTAGCTGTGAAAATTTAGCCACGACTAAAATTGGCATTTCTATTAGCACCAAAGTCAGTAAAAGAGCAGTAGTTCGCAACCGTATTAAACGGCAAATTGCTAAAGATTTGTATCAATTAATACCTAATTTAGTGCCGGGATGGCGGCTAGTCATAATTGTGAAGCCAAAGGCAGCAGAATCTGAGTGCGTAAGCCAACAATTTCTGCAAGAATTAGAGCAGTTATTGGCAAAAGCTGAGGTCATAAATGGGTATTCGTGA
- a CDS encoding PH domain-containing protein gives MGIREEIYYEGGPHIGDLILNLLIGLTLVGLPLTIGAIVRALWLRFRITDRRIAVMGGWMGRDRTDVIYSEIVKLVKIPRGVGLWGDMVVTLRNGTRLEMRAVPNFREVYEYINEKVAAKNPQYSAAKQ, from the coding sequence ATGGGTATTCGTGAAGAAATTTATTATGAAGGTGGCCCCCATATTGGGGATTTGATTCTCAATTTATTAATTGGGCTAACCTTGGTTGGTTTGCCATTGACTATTGGCGCAATAGTCAGAGCGTTGTGGTTGCGTTTTCGCATCACTGATCGCCGAATTGCGGTGATGGGTGGTTGGATGGGACGCGATCGCACTGACGTAATTTACTCAGAAATCGTCAAATTAGTGAAAATACCACGTGGTGTTGGCTTATGGGGAGATATGGTAGTTACACTCAGAAACGGCACTCGTTTAGAAATGCGGGCAGTTCCCAACTTTCGGGAAGTTTATGAATACATTAACGAAAAAGTTGCTGCTAAAAATCCCCAATACAGTGCTGCTAAACAGTAG